The sequence GATCCCGGACTAATATTTCGAGATTCGAAAGGGAATTTTCTCTGAGGGAATTCATTTCCAAAGACTCGTTTTCTTTTTTCAGCCCGGCTACTTTAAGCTGAAGATTTTGGGACTGGTAGGTTCTGGCGACAAATTGATTGTTTTGCCAGAGGCAGAGCGAAGTTAGGAAAACTATGAAAGCCAATTCCAGGCCGAGAATTAAATTCTGATTAAGCCTGGGAAAAGCAAACGATGGAAATTTTGTTAATCGGTACGGGAAAGCTAGGCTAGTCATAGTTTTTTTGCCGCTCTGAGGCTGGCTGATCTCGAGCGGGGGTTTTCTTCTAATTCTTTGCCGCCGGCGACCACCGGCTTTTTGGTTAAGATTTTGATTAATCCTTGCTTTTCTTTGGTTCTGAAAAAGTTTTTGACCAAGCGGTCTTCGAGAGAGTTGAAGGAAATGACCAGAACCTTGCCGTTTTTCTCAAGGACATCCAGGGTCTGCGGCAGAGTCTCTTCAAGGTTTTCCAGTTCTTGGTTGACAACGATCCTTAGAGCCAGGAAGGTTCTGGTGGCCGGATTTATTCTTCCCTTTTCGTAATTTGGAGGGACGGCTTTCTTGACGATCTCGGCCAGCTGTTTGGTGCTCTCGATTGGTTTTGCCTTTCTGGCGAGGCAAATTCTTTCAGCAATTCTTTTTGCAAATTTTTCCCCGCCGTATTGGCGCAAAGTCCTTTCGATTTCTTCTTCTGACCAGCAATTAACGATTTGGTAAGCCGTTAATTCATTTTTGAATTGCTGACCATCTAATCTCATATTCAACGGTTCATCTTTGGAGAAGCTGAATCCCCTGCCACACTCTTGTAAGTGCCAGCTGGAAAGCCCTAAGTCGAAAAGGATGCCCGAGACCTCGTTGAATTTCTGCTCATTAACAATCTTTTTTAAATTGACAAAGTTATCGCAGACGGTGATTAGGCGGTTTTTGTATCTGGTATTTAGTATCTTGTCCCTCGACTCCGCTCGGGACAACCCTGAGCTTGTCGAAGGGTTGTATTTAGTATTCTTGAAAATTTCCGAGTCGCGTTCTATGCCGAGGACCTTTCCTTTAGGTCCGTTTTTCTCTAAGATGGCCAGGGCGTGGCCGCCTTCCCCCAGAGTGCAGTCGATAAAGTTTTTGTTCGCTTTAGGGTCAAGATAATCAATAACCTCTTTTAAAAGGACGGGGATGTGCATTCTATTTATTTCGTTAGAAACAAACTTGTTTATATTCCCAGTTCTTTGTTTTCGTATAGTCTTTCGGCGATTTCCTCGCTGGCAACTTCGGTCTTGTCCCGGTATTCCTGCCATTTGATTTCATCCCAGATTTCAAT is a genomic window of bacterium containing:
- the rsmH gene encoding 16S rRNA (cytosine(1402)-N(4))-methyltransferase RsmH; the protein is MHIPVLLKEVIDYLDPKANKNFIDCTLGEGGHALAILEKNGPKGKVLGIERDSEIFKNTKYNPSTSSGLSRAESRDKILNTRYKNRLITVCDNFVNLKKIVNEQKFNEVSGILFDLGLSSWHLQECGRGFSFSKDEPLNMRLDGQQFKNELTAYQIVNCWSEEEIERTLRQYGGEKFAKRIAERICLARKAKPIESTKQLAEIVKKAVPPNYEKGRINPATRTFLALRIVVNQELENLEETLPQTLDVLEKNGKVLVISFNSLEDRLVKNFFRTKEKQGLIKILTKKPVVAGGKELEENPRSRSASLRAAKKL